Part of the Methanolobus chelungpuianus genome is shown below.
TTTCCCGTTGTACCAGGTAGCCGTCAGGCTCGGGGGGACACTGTCGTCCTTTATGGTGACGACAAGTATCTCCCTGTCATCGATGACAAGTATTCCTCCTTTCAGGGGATGGGAACTTTCTGCATCATAAGACCTGGCTTCAACGCCCGGAAACTGCTTTGTGATGTCCGCTACCACGTCCTTGCTTCGCCCTGTCATCCTCATTCTCACTCCCTCACTGATCTTTTTGAGGACCGTCTCTTTTATGCCTTCCATTATAGGATATACCCCGATCACCCGGTCAAGGGGCTGGTAAGAGGAAGCAAATATGATCTCCTCTCTGGCCGATTCCAGCATCTGGACGATCTTGTCATTGACGTTCTTCACACCGCTGATGTTCCAGACCGCATCCTCTTCCGTCTGTTCCGACATTGCATGATAGATCACTTCAAGCTGCTCCCGGGAATACAGTATGGCCTTCTCATAGTCCTCCTTCAGGATATTGATGACTCTCTCGGGAGGAATCGATTTGTAACGCATGG
Proteins encoded:
- a CDS encoding TrmB family transcriptional regulator, with amino-acid sequence MNELIESLQQLGLTSYEAKVLIALTRYGSGTAADIHALSGIPRSAVYGVITKLKDKGIIEIQNTKPMRYKSIPPERVINILKEDYEKAILYSREQLEVIYHAMSEQTEEDAVWNISGVKNVNDKIVQMLESAREEIIFASSYQPLDRVIGVYPIMEGIKETVLKKISEGVRMRMTGRSKDVVADITKQFPGVEARSYDAESSHPLKGGILVIDDREILVVTIKDDSVPPSLTATWYNGKEQVDIFKHFIDAEWENSKPIEY